In Ascaphus truei isolate aAscTru1 chromosome 12, aAscTru1.hap1, whole genome shotgun sequence, the following are encoded in one genomic region:
- the LOC142463915 gene encoding uncharacterized protein LOC142463915, whose protein sequence is MSLVSEDWEAGSMEAMGIPDSPLNISVPKLSKDDKYHVFISYSSGDSIWVYGLIHKLEETFPSLRICYHERDFLPGKTIIDNMVECIQSSQKTLMVLSPDFVRSRWCLFEANLSIFRDCMGHKAIVPIMLKPCPVPLYLSHLTYLEAEDSQFFEKLAQVLLSNNDQMTHSTLVHFQPSLLYNGKTIHTCPAVNEGGEAWQPAIFSTSVPDSLRPVVNDPELYKEAIGIINDMPRSSSFLRFITCRVLLCVILVLLTVATFVFYIAAFATFDLYYGFVAPRMLIFLPIAMISLILMPTLFIKVLCWKRNRAKVITREMVLKTGQANHLLMKTSVLAGCPSRVQLSFVYVSLHQCMHTFQVAFGRGSALATETQEKAIVRYSSDYACCLAKKHFPFDIAEPPGHLKGGICFCQYVTTRIKNGDWP, encoded by the coding sequence ATGTCCCTCGTGAGTGAAGATTGGGAAGCTGGCAGCATGGAAGCCATGGGGATCCCAGATAGTCCTCTAAATATCTCTGTCCCTAAGCTGTCCAAGGATGACAAGTACCACGTATTCATCAGCTATAGTAGCGGAGACTCCATCTGGGTCTATGGTCTTATCCACAAACTGGAGGAGACATTCCCCAGCCTGAGGATCTGCTATCATGAGAGGGACTTTCTTCCAGGGAAGACCATCATAGACAATATGGTTGAGTGCATCCAGAGCAGCCAAAAGACCTTGATGGTGCTTAGTCCGGATTTTGTACGCAGCCGCTGGTGCCTCTTTGAGGCCAACCTGTCCATCTTCCGGGACTGCATGGGACACAAAGCTATTGTTCCCATCATGCTGAAGCCATGTCCAGTGCCTCTTTATCTCAGCCACCTGACTTATCTGGAGGCCGAAGATTCCCAGTTCTTTGAGAAACTGGCCCAGGTACTTTTATCCAATAATGACCAAATGACCCATTCTACCTTAGTGCATTTCCAGCCGTCTCTCTTGTACAATGGGAAGACAATTCATACCTGTCCTGCGGTCAACGAGGGAGGTGAAGCTTGGCAGCCGGCCATCTTTTCTACTTCTGTCCCTGACTCACTCAGACCGGTTGTGAATGACCCTGAACTCTATAAGGAAGCCATTGGGATAATCAACGATATGCCCCGTTCTAGTTCTTTTCTGCGTTTTATAACCTGTCGGGTGTTACTTTGTGTTATCCTTGTTCTGCTGACAGTAGCGACCTTTGTTTTTTACATTGCTGCTTTTGCCACTTTTGATCTGTACTATGGTTTTGTTGCTCCTCGAATGCTCATATTTTTACCCATTGCCATGATCAGCTTGATCCTGATGCCCACTTTGTTTATCAAAGTCTTATGTTGGAAGAGGAACAGGGCCAAGGTGATAACGCGAGAGATGGTCTTAAAGACTGGCCAGGCCAACCatctcctgatgaagacgtctgTCCTGGCCGGCTGCCCCTCCAGAGTCCAGCTGTCCTTTGTCTATGTCTCTCTACACCAATGCATGCATACATTCCAAGTTGCCTTTGGCCGTGGCAGTGCATTGGCCACAGAGACGCAGGAGAAAGCCATTGTCCGTTATTCCTCAGATTACGCCTGCTGCTTGGCCAAGAAACATTTCCCCTTTGATATCGCAGAACCTCCCGGGCACCTGAAAGGCGGGATCTGCTTCTGCCAGTATGTAACCACACGGATAAAAAACGGTGACTGGCCCTAA